A genomic window from Streptomyces mirabilis includes:
- the ribA gene encoding GTP cyclohydrolase II — protein MTDNFGVLAGTARLTGVERVVNAPLPTVYGDFQAVGFLDHDRGEEQVALVYGEVGDLSKSGEGATKEGVLTRLHSECLTGDAFGSTHCECGDQLAAALRAIVAEGRGVLVYLRGHEGRGIGLLAKLQAMKLQSEGLDTVEANVALGLPVDARDYRVAADILHDLGVRSVRLLSNNPRKRESLQRNGIKVAEQVPLLIPPCPQNITYLRTKRERLDHFLPHLDVVVSHSS, from the coding sequence ATGACAGATAACTTTGGAGTACTCGCCGGGACCGCACGCCTCACAGGTGTCGAACGAGTTGTGAATGCCCCTTTGCCCACCGTGTACGGCGACTTCCAGGCGGTCGGCTTCCTGGACCACGATCGCGGAGAGGAGCAAGTGGCCCTGGTTTACGGGGAGGTCGGCGACCTCAGCAAGAGCGGGGAAGGCGCCACGAAGGAGGGCGTCCTCACCCGGCTCCATTCGGAGTGCCTCACCGGGGACGCCTTCGGCTCCACCCACTGCGAGTGCGGTGACCAGCTCGCCGCCGCGCTGCGCGCCATCGTGGCGGAGGGCCGTGGCGTCCTCGTCTACCTCCGCGGTCACGAGGGCCGCGGCATCGGCCTGCTCGCCAAGCTGCAGGCGATGAAGCTCCAGTCGGAGGGTCTCGACACCGTCGAGGCGAACGTCGCCCTCGGCCTCCCGGTCGACGCCCGTGACTACCGCGTCGCGGCGGACATCCTGCACGACCTCGGCGTCCGCTCCGTACGCCTGCTCTCGAACAACCCGCGCAAGCGGGAGTCGCTCCAGCGCAACGGCATCAAGGTCGCCGAGCAGGTCCCGCTGCTCATACCGCCGTGCCCGCAGAACATCACCTATCTGCGCACCAAGCGGGAGCGCCTCGACCACTTCCTGCCCCACCTGGACGTGGTGGTCTCCCACTCCTCCTGA
- a CDS encoding FAD-binding oxidoreductase, translated as MTGSARVVVIGGGVMGTSIAYHLARAGVPDVVLVERDELASGSTSRAAGGVRAQFSDELNIQLGARSLEAFARFGEEPGQDIGLRRVGYLFLLSTPEEVAAFEDGVRRQNALGVPSRLIDPAEAQRLSPLISTDGLLAAAFSPDDGHCTPESVVQGYAAGARRYGATVLRHREVTGIETRGDEITAVVTSQGRIATDTVVCAAGAWSRAVGAMVGVDLPVEPLRRQIAVTEAVPGLPPDLPMTIDFTTSLYFHSEGPGLLLGMSDPDEVPGFATTPHDRWIPRLSEAMERRAPALLDLRRTGGWAGLYEITPDHNALIGEARSCARFLYATGFSGHGFLQGPAVGEVIRDLYLGRVPFVDISPLSVERFTADAPRPEVNLV; from the coding sequence ATGACCGGGAGCGCGCGGGTCGTCGTCATCGGCGGCGGGGTGATGGGCACGAGCATCGCCTACCACCTGGCCCGGGCCGGTGTACCGGACGTGGTGCTCGTCGAGCGCGACGAACTCGCCTCCGGGTCCACCTCGCGGGCCGCGGGCGGGGTCCGGGCGCAGTTCTCCGACGAGCTGAACATCCAGCTGGGTGCCCGGAGTCTCGAGGCGTTCGCCCGTTTCGGTGAGGAACCGGGCCAGGACATCGGACTGCGCCGCGTCGGCTATCTGTTCCTGCTCTCCACGCCCGAGGAGGTCGCCGCCTTCGAGGACGGCGTACGGCGGCAGAACGCGCTCGGGGTGCCCAGCCGTCTGATCGACCCGGCCGAGGCCCAGCGGCTGTCCCCGCTGATCAGCACCGACGGGTTGCTGGCGGCGGCCTTCTCCCCGGACGACGGGCACTGCACGCCCGAGTCCGTCGTGCAGGGCTACGCGGCCGGGGCCCGCCGGTACGGCGCGACCGTGTTACGGCACCGCGAGGTCACCGGCATCGAGACCCGCGGCGACGAGATCACCGCGGTCGTCACCAGCCAGGGGCGGATCGCCACCGACACGGTCGTCTGCGCGGCCGGTGCCTGGTCGCGGGCGGTCGGCGCGATGGTGGGCGTGGATCTGCCGGTGGAACCGCTGCGCCGCCAGATCGCCGTCACCGAGGCCGTCCCGGGCCTGCCGCCCGACCTCCCCATGACCATCGACTTCACCACCAGCCTCTACTTCCACTCCGAGGGCCCCGGCCTCCTCCTCGGCATGTCCGACCCCGACGAGGTCCCCGGTTTCGCCACCACTCCCCACGACCGCTGGATCCCCCGCCTGTCCGAGGCGATGGAGCGCCGCGCCCCGGCCCTGCTCGACCTGCGCCGGACGGGCGGCTGGGCGGGCCTGTACGAGATCACTCCGGACCACAACGCCCTGATCGGCGAGGCGCGTTCGTGCGCGCGCTTCCTGTACGCGACGGGGTTCTCGGGCCACGGCTTCCTCCAGGGACCGGCGGTCGGCGAGGTGATCCGTGATCTGTACCTGGGCCGCGTACCCTTCGTCGACATCAGCCCCCTGAGCGTCGAGCGCTTCACCGCCGACGCCCCGCGCCCGGAGGTCAACCTCGTATGA
- a CDS encoding class I SAM-dependent methyltransferase has product MSMTATPSGVPEQGVSEVDVQGGVSGVPGQRVSAPDDDVPRYAPQWLQLREPADAAARAPELLDPLRVRLANRPGRGGDLVVHDLGCGTGSMGRWLAPRLDGAQHWILHDRDPYLLHFATVGAPHAAADGSRVTVTTQRGDIGRLTADALAGASLVTASALLDVLTREEIDRLAAACAGAGVPALLTLSVVGRVEFTPADPLDAEFAEAFNAHQRRGELLGPDAITAACEAFDRHGATVRVHPSPWRLGADEADLTAEWLRGWVGAAVEERPALAARAESYLQSRLAACAAGELRVRVHHSDVLALPRPTGGAA; this is encoded by the coding sequence ATGAGTATGACTGCGACTCCGTCGGGAGTTCCGGAACAGGGCGTGTCGGAGGTGGACGTGCAGGGTGGTGTGTCCGGGGTTCCGGGGCAGCGCGTGAGCGCGCCCGACGACGACGTGCCCCGCTACGCCCCCCAGTGGCTCCAGCTGCGGGAGCCGGCGGACGCCGCCGCACGGGCGCCCGAACTGCTCGACCCGCTGCGCGTCCGGCTGGCCAACCGGCCGGGCCGCGGCGGCGATCTGGTGGTCCACGACCTCGGCTGCGGCACCGGCTCCATGGGCCGCTGGCTCGCCCCCCGGCTCGACGGCGCCCAGCACTGGATCCTGCACGACCGGGACCCCTATCTGCTGCACTTCGCGACCGTGGGCGCACCGCACGCGGCCGCCGACGGCAGCCGGGTCACGGTCACCACCCAGCGCGGTGACATCGGCCGGCTGACCGCGGACGCGCTGGCCGGGGCGTCGCTGGTGACGGCGTCCGCCCTCCTCGACGTGCTGACCCGTGAGGAGATCGACCGGCTCGCGGCGGCCTGCGCGGGCGCCGGGGTGCCGGCCCTGCTCACGCTCTCCGTCGTGGGGCGCGTCGAGTTCACACCGGCCGATCCGCTGGACGCCGAGTTCGCCGAGGCGTTCAACGCCCACCAGCGGCGCGGGGAACTGCTCGGCCCCGACGCGATCACGGCGGCCTGCGAGGCCTTCGACCGGCACGGCGCGACGGTACGGGTGCATCCGAGCCCCTGGCGGCTCGGCGCCGACGAGGCCGACCTCACGGCGGAGTGGCTGCGCGGCTGGGTCGGCGCGGCCGTCGAGGAGCGGCCCGCGCTGGCCGCCCGTGCAGAGTCATATCTGCAGTCCCGCCTCGCCGCCTGTGCCGCGGGTGAGCTGCGCGTACGGGTCCACCACAGCGACGTCCTGGCGCTGCCGCGGCCGACCGGCGGTGCGGCGTGA
- a CDS encoding creatininase family protein — translation MSGSGTRSAVSGLLPTDTTEDVRERGAGVAREVAVLPVGSFEQHGAYLPLATDTLVACAVAERIAAAHPVHLLPPVTISCSHEHAAWPGTVSISAVTLHAVVRDIAASLRHSGVDTLVLVNGHGGNYVLGNVVQESVGTGTRMALFPAMEDWEAALERAGVETSLLTDMHAGEIETSILLHTHPELVRPGYETSDFVADDRRHLLTLGMAGYTESGVIGRPSKASAEKGKELLAGLTEAFGAYFSLVTAKTLPTASDAAPAKGTSGV, via the coding sequence ATGAGTGGTTCGGGAACGCGCTCGGCGGTATCCGGTCTGTTGCCTACGGACACCACGGAGGATGTACGCGAGCGGGGGGCCGGTGTCGCCCGTGAGGTCGCCGTGCTTCCCGTCGGGAGTTTCGAACAGCACGGTGCCTACCTTCCGTTGGCGACGGACACCCTGGTCGCGTGCGCCGTCGCGGAACGGATCGCCGCCGCTCATCCGGTCCATCTCCTTCCTCCGGTGACGATCTCCTGCTCGCACGAGCACGCGGCCTGGCCGGGTACCGTCAGCATTTCCGCCGTCACGCTGCACGCGGTGGTGCGGGACATAGCCGCATCGCTGCGCCACTCCGGCGTCGACACCCTGGTGCTGGTCAACGGGCACGGCGGGAATTACGTGCTGGGCAACGTGGTTCAGGAATCCGTCGGCACCGGTACGCGTATGGCACTCTTCCCGGCCATGGAGGACTGGGAGGCCGCGCTGGAACGGGCAGGTGTGGAGACCTCGTTGCTCACCGATATGCATGCCGGTGAAATCGAGACCTCCATTCTTCTGCACACGCATCCTGAATTGGTCCGGCCCGGTTACGAGACCTCCGATTTCGTCGCGGACGACCGGCGTCATCTGCTCACCCTCGGAATGGCCGGCTATACCGAGTCCGGCGTCATCGGCCGTCCCTCGAAGGCGTCCGCCGAGAAGGGGAAGGAGCTCCTGGCGGGGCTGACCGAGGCCTTCGGGGCGTACTTCTCCTTGGTGACGGCGAAGACGCTGCCCACTGCCTCCGACGCGGCCCCGGCCAAGGGGACTTCCGGAGTGTGA
- a CDS encoding serine hydrolase domain-containing protein, with protein MGHLRQEVEPREAGLDPKALARLDQHFSHLVDDLRLPGYLVSVSRHGRVAHLTTYGHRDVEARLPVETDTLWRIYSMTKPVTSVAALMLLEEGRLRLDDPVARFLPAFADPRVYVSGSGADMKTRPAEQPLLIRHLLTHTSGLTFGFYHSHPVDALYRDAGLESSVAPGADLAGTCDVYAGLPLQFEPGTEWNYSVSTNVLGRLIEVVSGQDLDVFLAERIFGPLGMTDAGFCVTDEQAGRLAELYGEDAEGRITPIAGLPLHGRPRFLSGSGGMVVSAYDYHRFMEMLRRRGQLDGARLLKPETVATMAANHLPGGVDRRTFGSALHREPGNAGLGFGLGVSVVVDPEITRSPSSEGAFGWSGVASTTFWVDPRHDLTVQFYTQVRPTSSHSIYPELKRLVHEAVLG; from the coding sequence ATGGGACATCTGCGACAAGAGGTCGAGCCGCGCGAGGCCGGCCTTGATCCGAAGGCGCTGGCCCGTCTGGACCAGCACTTCTCCCACCTGGTCGACGACCTCCGGCTGCCCGGCTACCTCGTGTCCGTGTCCCGGCACGGCCGGGTGGCGCACCTCACCACGTACGGCCATCGCGACGTCGAGGCCCGACTCCCCGTCGAGACCGACACCTTGTGGCGGATCTACTCGATGACGAAGCCGGTCACCTCGGTCGCCGCGCTGATGCTCCTGGAGGAGGGACGCCTCCGGCTCGACGACCCCGTCGCCCGTTTCCTGCCCGCCTTCGCCGACCCCCGGGTGTACGTCAGCGGGTCGGGCGCCGACATGAAGACCCGTCCGGCCGAACAACCCCTCCTGATCCGGCACCTGTTGACCCACACCTCGGGTCTGACCTTCGGCTTCTACCACTCCCACCCCGTCGACGCGCTCTACCGCGACGCCGGTCTGGAGTCGTCGGTGGCGCCCGGCGCGGACCTGGCCGGGACCTGCGACGTGTACGCGGGCCTGCCCCTTCAGTTCGAGCCGGGCACCGAGTGGAACTACTCCGTCTCCACCAATGTGCTCGGCCGCCTCATCGAAGTGGTGTCGGGGCAGGATCTCGACGTGTTCCTCGCCGAGCGGATCTTCGGGCCGCTGGGGATGACGGACGCCGGGTTCTGCGTCACCGACGAGCAGGCCGGGCGGCTCGCCGAGCTCTACGGCGAGGACGCCGAGGGCCGCATCACCCCGATCGCCGGACTCCCTCTGCACGGCCGCCCGCGCTTCCTCTCCGGCAGCGGCGGCATGGTGGTCTCCGCGTACGACTACCACCGCTTCATGGAGATGCTCCGCCGTCGCGGCCAACTCGACGGGGCCCGGCTGCTGAAGCCGGAGACCGTGGCCACGATGGCCGCCAACCACCTCCCGGGCGGCGTCGACCGCCGCACCTTCGGCAGCGCGCTGCATCGCGAACCCGGCAACGCGGGACTCGGCTTCGGACTCGGGGTCTCCGTCGTGGTGGACCCCGAGATCACCAGGTCGCCGTCCAGCGAGGGCGCGTTCGGCTGGAGCGGGGTCGCCAGTACGACCTTCTGGGTCGACCCGCGCCACGACCTGACCGTGCAGTTCTACACCCAGGTCCGCCCGACCTCGTCGCACTCGATCTATCCCGAGCTCAAGCGGCTCGTGCACGAGGCGGTGCTCGGCTGA
- a CDS encoding ornithine cyclodeaminase family protein — protein sequence MTDDVLYLSRDRVTELLDTDAAIASQRAAFTALGDGTAELPGKIMHPSRFDDSVVFAYLARLSADTGAVAKFGSVNPANTAAGLPTVHAVINALDPVTGQLAAVMDGTAVTTLRTAAASAVALDALATADSAELGLLGSGTQALAHARAVARVRDLRSVRVWSPNPARRARAARRLATELGVATRAVDTAEEAVAGLPMVAACTLSSTPVVRGAWLAPGCAVVSVGSFEPTRSEVDTDVVRRAAAVVVDDPETAAEHAGPIVDALREGGLTRADLIPLGGVLTGSHPARTHPDDIVFYNSVGLGIQDAAAAWAVIEAARAREARR from the coding sequence ATGACCGACGACGTCCTGTACCTCTCCCGGGACCGGGTGACGGAGCTGTTGGACACCGATGCGGCGATCGCCTCGCAGCGCGCGGCGTTCACCGCGCTCGGTGACGGCACCGCCGAGCTCCCCGGCAAGATCATGCACCCCAGCCGATTCGACGACAGCGTCGTCTTCGCCTACCTCGCCCGGCTGTCCGCCGACACCGGGGCCGTCGCCAAGTTCGGCAGTGTCAACCCGGCCAACACGGCGGCCGGGCTGCCGACGGTGCACGCCGTGATCAACGCGCTCGATCCGGTGACCGGGCAACTCGCCGCCGTCATGGACGGTACGGCGGTCACGACCCTGCGCACCGCCGCGGCGAGCGCCGTCGCCCTCGACGCGCTGGCCACCGCCGACAGCGCGGAGCTGGGCCTCCTCGGCTCCGGCACCCAGGCCCTCGCCCACGCGCGGGCCGTCGCCCGGGTGCGGGACCTCAGGTCCGTACGGGTGTGGAGTCCGAACCCGGCCCGACGGGCGCGGGCGGCGCGGCGCCTCGCGACGGAACTCGGGGTCGCGACCAGGGCCGTCGACACGGCGGAGGAAGCCGTCGCGGGCCTGCCCATGGTCGCCGCCTGCACGCTCAGCAGCACACCCGTCGTACGGGGCGCGTGGCTGGCTCCCGGGTGCGCGGTCGTCAGCGTCGGCTCCTTCGAGCCCACCCGCAGCGAGGTCGACACGGACGTCGTGCGGCGGGCGGCGGCGGTCGTGGTCGACGACCCGGAGACGGCGGCGGAGCACGCCGGACCGATCGTGGACGCGCTGCGGGAGGGAGGACTCACGCGCGCCGACCTGATCCCGCTCGGCGGCGTCCTCACCGGCAGCCACCCGGCCCGCACCCACCCCGACGACATCGTCTTCTACAACAGCGTCGGGCTCGGCATCCAGGACGCCGCCGCGGCCTGGGCCGTGATCGAGGCCGCTCGTGCCCGGGAGGCGCGCCGATGA
- a CDS encoding saccharopine dehydrogenase yields the protein MTELHLWLRHEIRTTERRTPIVPADARRLVESGVTLTVEESPQRVFPIEAYEEAGCRVAKAGSWVSAPPEAVIVGLKELPDGPPALTHRHVFFGHAYKRQPGAAALLRRFLAGGGALLDIEYLVHDDGRRLAAFGYWAGYLGAALAVLHHRGSLKAPLRPTSKEDLDAELASEKGELPALVIGALGRSGRGARVALGVAGVEPTSWDLAETRELDRPALLAHELMVNTVLTTRPIPPFLTDEDLDEPGRRLRTLCDVTCDVGSPLNVLPIYDTTTDWTHPARRIRERPALDLIAIDNLPSLLPLEASVDFSAALLPQLLEFGLGGPWGRCLDSFHEACRALEAEEAADAGVADEAEKAEQAEKTEDGEPRDV from the coding sequence ATGACCGAGCTCCACTTGTGGCTGCGCCACGAGATCCGTACGACCGAACGGCGTACCCCGATCGTGCCCGCGGACGCCCGACGGCTCGTCGAGAGCGGCGTGACGCTCACGGTCGAGGAGTCGCCGCAGCGGGTCTTCCCCATCGAGGCGTACGAGGAGGCCGGCTGCCGGGTCGCGAAGGCGGGCTCCTGGGTGTCGGCGCCCCCCGAAGCCGTCATCGTGGGACTGAAGGAACTCCCCGACGGACCACCCGCACTGACACATCGCCATGTCTTCTTCGGGCACGCCTACAAGCGGCAGCCGGGGGCGGCGGCGCTCCTCCGCAGGTTCCTCGCCGGGGGCGGGGCCCTGCTGGACATCGAGTACCTGGTGCACGACGACGGGCGCAGGCTCGCCGCGTTCGGCTACTGGGCCGGATACCTGGGCGCCGCCCTGGCGGTGCTGCACCACCGGGGCAGCCTCAAGGCCCCGTTGCGACCCACCTCGAAGGAGGACCTGGACGCCGAACTCGCCTCCGAGAAGGGCGAGTTGCCAGCTCTCGTCATCGGCGCGCTCGGCCGCAGCGGCCGGGGTGCCCGGGTGGCGCTGGGCGTGGCCGGGGTCGAGCCCACCAGCTGGGACCTCGCCGAGACCCGGGAGCTGGACCGACCCGCGCTGCTGGCACACGAGTTGATGGTCAACACCGTGCTCACCACCCGGCCGATCCCGCCCTTCCTCACGGACGAGGACCTCGACGAGCCCGGCCGCCGGCTGCGCACCCTGTGCGACGTCACCTGCGACGTCGGGTCCCCCCTGAACGTGCTGCCGATCTACGACACCACGACGGACTGGACGCACCCCGCCCGCCGCATCCGCGAGCGGCCCGCCCTCGACCTGATCGCCATCGACAACCTGCCGTCGCTGCTGCCGCTGGAGGCGAGCGTCGACTTCTCGGCGGCGCTGCTGCCCCAGCTGCTGGAGTTCGGGCTCGGCGGACCGTGGGGGCGCTGCCTGGACAGCTTCCACGAGGCGTGCCGCGCCCTCGAAGCCGAGGAAGCCGCGGATGCCGGGGTGGCTGACGAAGCCGAGAAGGCAGAGCAAGCCGAGAAGACAGAAGATGGGGAGCCGCGTGATGTCTGA
- a CDS encoding MFS transporter, producing MNPSARRRITLANSVVGAVVVALDGTVLTVAQPTLRRDLDASFAQVQWTSTGYLIAVASLLVFAGRLGDRYGHQQVFAVGMVGFGTASAGIGLAPDIGWVIGLRVAQGIFGALSQPATLGMLRAAYPPDRLGMPIALRTSAIGLAAAAGPLIGGALVTQLGWRPVYFLNVVPALVMAALALTVRDAPRARGSAAGLDLPGAALLAVALVALVRTLVVLPATGWTTATVLGPVVATAATAAFVRHERRAASPLVPSGLLGSPAVGAALGTLVCASAALFGTLFVSTYYLQDVLGLDPLQSSLRALPLAVMMVLGAPVSAVLLRRHGPRRTTGTAMPLLLLGVLLLSRLDRASTDPAIGAGFLLLGAGFVAVMVSATSVVVRCASAGSAGVAGGLQQTAMNIGPTVGVAVATTLVGLAGVDMGPALTVLAALTAIGALSALRLPGRGDAPVTERRPAGHPPGDAAREVRTRR from the coding sequence GTGAACCCCTCGGCGCGGCGCCGCATCACGCTGGCCAACAGCGTCGTCGGGGCCGTCGTCGTCGCGCTGGACGGAACCGTCCTCACCGTCGCTCAGCCCACGCTGCGGCGCGACCTGGACGCCTCGTTCGCACAGGTGCAGTGGACCAGCACCGGCTATCTCATCGCGGTGGCCAGTCTGTTGGTGTTCGCGGGGCGACTCGGCGACCGGTACGGCCACCAACAGGTCTTCGCCGTGGGGATGGTGGGCTTCGGGACGGCGTCGGCGGGGATCGGTCTGGCGCCCGACATCGGCTGGGTGATCGGACTGCGGGTCGCCCAGGGGATCTTCGGCGCGCTGTCGCAGCCCGCCACGCTCGGGATGCTGCGCGCGGCCTACCCGCCCGACCGGCTCGGCATGCCCATCGCGCTGCGCACCAGCGCCATCGGTCTCGCGGCGGCCGCGGGTCCCCTCATCGGCGGGGCGCTGGTCACCCAGCTGGGCTGGCGGCCCGTCTACTTCCTGAACGTCGTACCCGCGCTCGTCATGGCCGCCCTGGCCCTGACCGTCCGGGACGCGCCCCGGGCCAGAGGCTCGGCGGCCGGACTCGACCTGCCCGGCGCGGCGCTGCTCGCGGTGGCCCTGGTCGCCCTGGTGCGCACGCTCGTCGTGCTGCCGGCGACCGGCTGGACCACGGCGACCGTGCTCGGGCCGGTCGTGGCGACGGCCGCGACAGCCGCGTTCGTACGGCACGAACGGCGCGCGGCGAGCCCGCTGGTGCCGTCCGGGCTGCTCGGCTCCCCCGCGGTCGGCGCGGCGCTCGGCACCCTCGTGTGCGCCTCCGCGGCGCTGTTCGGCACGCTCTTCGTCAGCACCTACTACCTTCAGGACGTGCTCGGCCTCGACCCGCTCCAGAGCAGTCTGCGCGCGCTCCCGCTGGCCGTGATGATGGTGCTGGGCGCGCCGGTCTCCGCCGTACTGCTGCGCCGCCACGGCCCGCGCCGCACGACCGGGACCGCGATGCCGCTGCTCCTCCTCGGCGTCCTGCTGCTGTCCAGGCTCGACCGCGCCTCGACGGACCCGGCGATCGGCGCCGGATTCCTGCTCCTGGGCGCGGGGTTCGTCGCGGTGATGGTGAGCGCGACGTCCGTCGTCGTGCGCTGCGCGTCCGCCGGGTCGGCCGGGGTGGCGGGCGGGCTCCAGCAGACCGCGATGAACATCGGACCGACGGTGGGGGTGGCCGTGGCGACCACGCTGGTCGGCCTGGCCGGCGTCGACATGGGCCCCGCGCTGACCGTCCTCGCGGCCCTCACGGCGATCGGCGCGCTGTCGGCGCTGCGGCTCCCGGGCCGCGGCGACGCGCCGGTCACCGAGCGGCGACCCGCCGGTCACCCACCCGGCGACGCCGCTCGCGAAGTCCGTACGAGACGATGA
- a CDS encoding glycosyltransferase family 4 protein: MTDTTMDQASPKSGPVSPKTGEASAKTGPAAANGDQASLNYVPVQHTALKNAEIIPMSLRSVHFVMPGGVDDASAPSGGNAYDRRLCLDLPGFGWQVHKHAVAGSWPRPSASARTELARTLSEFPDDSVVLLDGLVACGVPEIIAPEAERLRLAVLVHLPLGDETGLAAAVAAELDAKERATLRAVSAVVATSDWAVRRLVAHHGLAPERVHVAAPGADIAPLASGTDGVSRLLCVAAVTPRKGQHRLIEALATVTDLPWSCVCVGGLTQDPTYVAQLRGLIEKYGLGDRLHLAGPQAGAELDASYAAADLMVLTSYAETYGMAVTEALARGIPVLATDVGGLPEAVGRAPDGGVPGILVPPENPAALAAELRGWFGEADVRRRLKAAARGRRAALDGWATTARSLAGVLGRLPQQPRRAA; encoded by the coding sequence GAACGGCGACCAGGCTTCCCTGAACTACGTGCCCGTGCAGCACACGGCTCTCAAGAACGCCGAGATCATCCCCATGTCCCTGCGCTCCGTGCACTTCGTGATGCCGGGCGGTGTCGACGACGCGTCCGCGCCCAGCGGCGGCAACGCCTACGACCGGCGGCTCTGCCTCGACCTGCCCGGCTTCGGCTGGCAGGTCCACAAACACGCCGTCGCGGGCAGCTGGCCCCGGCCGTCGGCCTCCGCCCGTACGGAGCTGGCCCGCACGCTCAGTGAGTTCCCGGACGACTCGGTCGTCCTCCTCGACGGGCTCGTCGCCTGCGGCGTCCCCGAGATCATCGCCCCCGAGGCCGAACGGCTGCGTCTCGCCGTCCTGGTGCACCTGCCCCTCGGCGACGAGACCGGGCTCGCGGCCGCCGTGGCCGCCGAGCTGGACGCGAAGGAACGGGCGACGCTGCGGGCCGTGTCCGCCGTCGTCGCCACCAGCGACTGGGCCGTCCGCCGGCTGGTCGCCCACCACGGGCTCGCCCCGGAACGGGTCCATGTCGCCGCCCCGGGCGCCGACATCGCGCCCCTCGCCTCCGGCACCGACGGCGTCTCCCGGCTGCTGTGCGTCGCCGCGGTCACCCCGCGCAAGGGCCAGCACCGGCTGATCGAGGCCCTCGCCACCGTCACCGACCTGCCCTGGAGCTGCGTCTGCGTCGGCGGACTCACCCAGGACCCGACGTACGTCGCCCAGCTGCGCGGCCTGATCGAGAAGTACGGGCTCGGCGACCGGCTGCACCTCGCGGGACCGCAGGCGGGCGCGGAACTCGACGCGAGCTACGCGGCGGCCGACCTCATGGTCCTCACCTCCTACGCCGAGACGTACGGCATGGCCGTCACCGAGGCGCTCGCGCGCGGGATCCCGGTGCTGGCGACCGACGTGGGCGGTCTCCCCGAGGCGGTCGGGCGCGCGCCCGACGGCGGGGTCCCCGGCATCCTCGTACCCCCGGAGAACCCGGCGGCGCTCGCCGCGGAACTGCGCGGCTGGTTCGGCGAGGCCGATGTGCGCCGCCGGCTCAAGGCCGCCGCGCGCGGTCGCCGGGCCGCACTGGACGGCTGGGCGACCACCGCCCGCAGCCTGGCCGGTGTGCTGGGACGTCTTCCGCAGCAGCCTCGGAGGGCGGCATGA
- a CDS encoding saccharopine dehydrogenase family protein produces the protein MSEVTAASGTVHWIGAGLSTGSGLAATCDAADRVRLWHRTEERAARSLEALGLTGRAQPGAYTREALAAELAPGDVVVSMLPAPEHAPLLAVCVERGAHFACSSYVSDAVLDQVPAAEAAGVVVLTECGLDPGIDHLFAHSLIARAEAEIGADSAASYRLTSYCGGIPAVPNDFKYRFSWAPAGVLNALRSPARYVEDGTETTADRPWEATRPHLIDGEAFEVYPNRDSVPFVEQYGLPGTWTPETFVRGTLRLDGWLRAWDTVFEELKAGDDRRITALAQELARTYPTTDADRDRVVLAVSLDVRGGAGATWSGRYLLDLVGTAEESAMARCVSRTLALGVRHILDGSLPPGLGRAAETAERSEEWLAELAGEGVPFTLRVG, from the coding sequence ATGTCTGAGGTGACGGCCGCGAGCGGCACCGTCCACTGGATCGGGGCGGGCCTGTCCACCGGCAGCGGTCTCGCCGCGACCTGCGACGCCGCCGACCGCGTACGCCTGTGGCACCGCACCGAGGAGCGTGCCGCGCGCAGCCTGGAGGCGCTGGGCCTGACCGGGCGGGCCCAGCCCGGTGCCTACACACGGGAGGCGCTCGCCGCCGAACTCGCCCCCGGAGACGTCGTCGTCTCCATGCTGCCCGCGCCCGAACACGCCCCGCTGCTCGCCGTCTGCGTCGAGCGCGGCGCCCACTTCGCCTGCTCCAGCTATGTGTCGGACGCGGTCCTCGACCAGGTGCCCGCGGCCGAGGCGGCGGGAGTGGTGGTGCTCACCGAGTGCGGGCTCGACCCGGGCATCGACCACCTCTTCGCACACAGTCTGATCGCCCGGGCCGAGGCCGAGATCGGCGCCGACTCGGCCGCCTCGTACCGCCTCACCTCGTACTGCGGCGGCATCCCCGCCGTGCCCAACGACTTCAAGTACCGCTTCAGCTGGGCACCCGCGGGCGTGCTCAACGCTCTCCGTTCGCCCGCCCGATACGTCGAGGACGGCACCGAGACCACCGCCGACCGCCCCTGGGAGGCCACCCGCCCGCACCTGATCGACGGCGAGGCCTTCGAGGTCTACCCCAACCGCGACAGCGTGCCCTTCGTCGAGCAGTACGGGCTTCCCGGCACCTGGACGCCGGAGACCTTCGTGCGCGGCACCCTGCGCCTCGACGGCTGGCTGCGGGCCTGGGACACGGTCTTCGAGGAGTTGAAGGCGGGCGACGACCGGCGGATCACCGCCCTCGCCCAGGAGCTGGCCAGGACCTATCCGACCACCGACGCGGACCGTGACCGGGTCGTCCTCGCCGTCTCCCTCGACGTGCGCGGCGGCGCCGGCGCGACCTGGTCGGGGCGCTACCTCCTCGACCTCGTGGGCACCGCCGAGGAGAGCGCCATGGCCCGCTGTGTCTCCCGCACGCTCGCCCTCGGGGTCCGCCACATCCTGGACGGTTCGCTCCCGCCGGGCCTCGGCCGCGCCGCGGAGACGGCGGAGCGCTCCGAGGAGTGGCTGGCCGAACTCGCCGGGGAGGGAGTGCCCTTCACCCTGCGCGTGGGGTAG